ATTCATCACTCAATACGTTGTATTTGGGCTATGTATTCGTATTCGTCCCCAGTGCTAGCCTGGAGTCTTGGAGAAAGCATGCCATACgaaagtgaaaaaaaatgagatgcgatgagatagaTTACTAGTTATCAACTGGAATACGGTCAAGCAGCATTGTGCTTGTATCAGGTTCTCAATGGGGTTGGCAGCTACCAGGACGAAGCAGCGGTTTGGTCTAGATCCAAGAAACACGGCATGGAGCAATGACACGTCAAGATTCGGGCATACAATGCTTGAGAAATTCGGATGGAAGCCTGGCATGGGCCTTGGTATGGTCCCGGCAGAATCACACAAATCACATATCAAGGTCACTATAAAGGATGATACTGTAGGCTTAGGTGCCAAGATAAAGCGGAAggaaagaaaagatgaaTTCGACAATGGAGAATGTGCAGGACTCGACGTCTTTCAGAGGATTCTAGGTAGGCTTAATGGAAAGGAAAAGGCTGTAACAGATGAGTTAGAGAAGCAGCGGATTGACAAAGTACTGAATGGAAAATGGGGAGTGCATTTTATCAAAGGTGAGGTATTGGCCAGTACGTGGGATCCAGAGacaaagaagctgaagagTTATTCTAACGAAAAGAGCACAGTTTCTGAAGAATCAGCAAGTGATTCAGACGGCAGCGAAGAAGTCAAGGAGGTGATAAAAAAAGCGAAGAGAACGAAAGGATCGAAGCTCGAGGATAAATCCAAGGCAAGGTGTAGTAAGGAATCTaagaagcaaagaaaggagcagaagaagatggttaagaaagcaaagaagaaagagaagaagaagcacagGGAGGAAAACAAAGAGTTATCTAGGAGGATCGCTTATCTTGAGTCCAGCCCAACTGCGTCTAATATTCCTGCTAATGTCTCCACAAGATTATCTATTCGCGCCAAGCATATCCGGCAGAAAAGAGCTGCCACTATGGATTCAAAGGCTCTCAATGAGATCTTCATGGTTACCGATAATTGACGGAACAACTGAGTGAAATTCATGCATATCGCTATGGAATACTGGGATTTTTGTTAGTTAAGGTTCAAAATAAGTGCATGTATGTTCGCATGAACCATGGTTATAGAAATACATACTACCTTAAAGAGATagcttcatttttgattTGGATGTGACGCATCTAAGCCAAAGCAAAACCGATACCAGCAACCAAGGAGATCGTGGCGATAGAAGACAGAATGACTTGAGACAAGTTAATGTGAGCATTAGAAATGGCAGCGTTTTTCTTGCCAGTACTAGTGGAGCTACCAGAGGATCCACTTGAGGTTGAAGAGCCAGACTTGCTGCTGGAACCGGAGCCAGAGCTCGATACTGACTTTGACCCACTGAAGGAGACAGAGGAACTTGGTTTATTGGTACCACTGCTACCAATTTGACTTAGAACGGTGGCGCAAGCGCTCTGAGTGGAAGCAGATTGTAGAGTAGCAGAACCGCTGAAATCACAGTTGGATTTGCTGCCACCATTCTTGGTGTAATACAAGTTCAAAACGAAGGAGAGCTTGTCCTTAGCGTTACAGAACGAGTAAGAACCGTAGTCACCGGAAGTACCATTTGCAACGATACCGTCACAGGAAATTTGGGCGCAAACATAATCGAACAAGTCCTGGTAATCAGTTTCATTGACACTGTCATTGACAACACAAGACAAAGCAGCGGACATACAGTCACATAAGTCTTGGCTTGGAGTTGGTGGCAGTTCGGTGGCAGCCATCCAGTAAGTGTTGGTTGCAGGACAGTCCAAAGAAGTAGCAGAGGCAGAATAAGAAGCGGTGTtagcagaagatggtgaaATGTTATTGATCTCTGAAGAGTAGTAGCCGAAATCATCTAAAGTCTTCACATCACCGCTACCATCGATGCTGACCAAACCATAGTTGTTTGCCTCCTCGAAATACATATACACAATACCGCCTGACCAGACATTAGTCATATTTGGACCGTACAGTGCTTGAACTTCAGTGAACTTTCTGGGCGGAATTGCGTTACAACCGTActcagagaagaaaattgGGATACTCAAGTTAGCGAAGTCTTTAGTTCTATCAGCGTACCCAGAAGCCTCAAAGGTGGAATCACCACACCATTCATACATGTTAATACCGTAAAAGTCCGCCTTCTCGTCACTGCTACCACAGGCAAAGAAATCGGCCATAGGAACTCTGGTGTCACTGTCATCATTAGAAGAGTAACCGACCGGAATAGATCTGTAGTTTTTCTGCTTCATGTATGCCTTCATGTCTCTGATAGCAGCTTTAACAAAAGGAGATGCGTCGGTGTTAGTGCTGTTGTTGGTCACTTCGTTACCAGCGAAGAAACCCAAGACATTTGGGTACTTGGAAAATTCATCCACCACAGACGTGTAACGTTCATATAGACCCAGATCCCAGCTTGGGCTCATTCTGTCAATCGACTCTTTTGGAGCGGACAAATCAGCAATAACGTAGATACCTGCATCGTTCAAAGCATTCATACATTGGTCGTGGTTGAGAGTAGTGTTGATAGCGTAGACACGCACAACATTGGTGTTCAATTTTTGTAAGTATGGAATGTCTCTGGAACATTTACTGAAATCTGCTAAAGGATCGTTGATAGTTTCATCCTGCGTTCCATTGGCAGTGTCCGCTTGATAAGCGACACCTCTGACATAAAATTGAGAACCGTtgttggagaagaaaaatttgTTACCGACAACCTCAATGGCAGGCAAATCAGCAGCTGTTACGAAGCTGGAAAATAGCGACGCCACTGTAGCAGCAGCTAGACTCTTGAACAACATGATATTAATCACTTAGCGAAGTCAATGAGGGCTATCTGGACACTTTTAGTTAACTATAAGGGAGCGCACTAATCGAGACGAAAACGAAGGACCTGGTAGTAAAAGCGAAAGTTTCCACTAGGTTAGTCAGTCTTTGAACTTCGGCAAATGACGACCTGTTAAAGTACTCCAAACAAAAAAATATCACCGAAAACCTCGGTTTTAGGGCAGGGAAATTTTTTTTGAAACTTAAGCCCTCTTATATTTGCTTGATATCCCAACAGAGAAAAAATCACCTCAAGATCGTTGTCGAATCGTGTCGATGCCTGCGACCGCGACGGATATTCGGCCCGCGAAAAATCTTACTCCCAGTCTTATCATGTTGTGCTTTCCAAAAAAAGCGTCCGTTGACATATGCACAGCTTGGAAATCTAATTTGCTTACCGTAAGCGTTCAAGCGTTCAAATTCGCGTCTGAAGAGAAGGTCTCCCCAGTTTCTTAAAACGTCGGGGCTCGAGcccagaagaaaaagaaaaaaggCTCCAGCCAAGAAACGTCGAAAGGCCTCGCTGACGCACAGAGGTCTTGAGAAAGGCACAATGCGTTGATTCTGCTGAGCGCTAGGGCACTGTTCTGAAATGCGGAAAAGGAGGCGTAGTGGTCAGTATCGTAGATGGCGCATTTGGTCCTGTGTCGTTGTTGTTTTGGTGATTGGGCTGGATTACGCCATCGAGCGGTGAGTTTGCCACCATTTGAGACGGATCTGAAACCAGCATGTCAGCGAAGAAGGGCGCTATCAGTAAGGCTAGTAAGGTGCCCAGGAGGCCGAAATATAACATAAAATACTTGCGCACGATCGCGTTTCtccgcttcttctgtttcttaCTGTAAAGCTTCTTTGTCATGGCTATTCTCGATGGCTTCAACCAGAAGAGTATCATGGAGTGCCAATGGTCAATGAATGGGATGAAAATAAACGGGGTTTGAACATAGAGAAGGAGATgcgccaagaagaagtctcCAGCGAAATAGCTCGATTCCATAATCTTAACGGAGAACTCTCGTAGCGGCTGTAGCAGTATTGTCCAACCCCATCCTGTGTTATACCAATTGCCGGACCACCAGGCCAAATGAGAAGAATCGTTTTTGAGTTCTTTGGTCAAGACCAATATCGTGAATACCTTGAATAGTAGTATATGTAAGTTGATGGTTgcaatcagcagcaacagcgTTCTTGCAAAATTCCATCCTTCTAAGAGCCACATCAATTCAAAATCGATCAGGTAGATCACCACAGAGGTAGCATGGGCAATGAAGGCCATTGCCCCACCTCCTCTCTTGCAAAAAGTCGCTAGTAGTGGTGCAATCACGAAAGATGTGCCAAACAGGGACAGCAACATAATAACGTTCATTAAAATCGGAAGCATAGTGACGAGAAGTAGACGTACAACCGACTGGCTTGGACTAGTCTGTTTCACTCCGGTTTGTGCGTTAATGAATGTGTAACTTGTGAAATTGAACAGGAAAACGAAAAATGGCAGGAATAGCTCGGCGAATAATGCATTCCCAAGTTTAGCACCCCTGCTATCGATGATTGCATTAGTTGATGAGTCGTTGATGGTTTTCTTTTTATACCCGGTGTATCTCGCCCTCGAAGTTTTGACAAAACTGCTCCACGATTCTTTCTTGGACTTAGTGTTACCAGCTGATAACCAGTGAATAAAGCTCCTGtaatcgatgaagaagtcgGTAAAGGCAAATTGATGGGGATTGAATATGAAAGGAGCGAAACACATTGAAATCACTGTAATCCAAAACCATAATAGTGCTGGCTGCCACATTGAAACCATCCCAAAAATTAGCATCAAGAAAACTTGTAGGCCTGAGTAGATGGCAACATTAACAAATCTCGAGTACAGAATGGCGAACTCGATTCTAGTTATAGCAAATCCTCTGCCGGTTGAGATATACTTGGCTCCTCCAAATGTGAGATCACTCAGTAATGAGTTTGAATAAACCTGACAAACAAAAACCTCAAATAAAGGTGCCATCGAAAATAAATGATGGAGGAATCGTGACGCAGCCTTCCATACCCccttctccagcagctcttGTATGAGCAGTGGCGCAAATGCTATGAAAAACACAATAAAGATAGAAAGCACAAAGATCGATACCCAATGAAGGGCTGGTTGAATGTTGTAACATCCAACTGGTTCTTCAAGGGCAGTGATAGGCATATTCCTGTCGTAATAACATAAAATCGTCTCATGTTTTAAAGAGCCCAGATTTAGaaggaggagaaagaagagctgcACGGAAAGTGAGATGAAGACATTATTCAAATGAAAGCCTGGATGGGCGTAGAAGAAAGATAAAAATCTATCAATTGGCAGCTGAGTTCCCAGATAATAGTATTCCCTCGACAGAAGTTGTTCACCCATTCCAGCGCCAATCTTAGTCGTAAAGTTCAGGATCGACCCAAACCCCAAATCTCTACCTTTTCCACATTGATAATAATCACTATGCTTTATCCTTCCACCGCGGCACATTGCATTCATACCAGCATAGATATCCTCGTTCAGATGAAGACTCTTTTGAGCCTTCGATAGTCCGCCTCTTGTAGTCATGAAAATTGCATTCAGAAAATCAGGGTGTCCATAATGAAGTTTACCACCAATTTCAGCCATTGTTCTTGCAAAAAGAGTGCCGAAAGTCTGTTCCTTTCCGGCGGCTATATCGCCAAGCACTCCAATGTTCTCGGAGAATATGTATTCTCTTGCACCTAGGATTGCCACTGGTGATGGTTCATCTTCGTATTCGATTCCAGGTATGTAAGGCACAGTCTGATTGATGCTCATCTCTTCGAATTCGCTAAGGACAGAGCGAATCTTCAAGCATTCTTCTAAATAGTTGTCTTGATTCGCATCTATCACCTGAATATATTCACCACGATAAAAAATCAAGGAATGATTTTGATTATCTGCCTTCCCATCGCCCAGAATAGGATTTCCTGAAAGGCGAACCTTAAAGATCGGTTTCCTTAACCCAGTAccttgatcaatttccGCCTGCCCATTAGTAAGACATGAGTAGTACCATGGCTCTTCTTGGTCTGAGCATCTCTCTTCCAACAAAAACGATATATACATGGTTGGATACAATCTCAAAAGTAATTCTGTTGCTTCTCTTTCGTCTCGATTAAATTTTGTGTATCGCTGCATCGCGACTAGCATTCTAAACTTTCTGTTTGCCATAATCTCCAATCCGCTTTCCAAGGCGTCAGTTTGATACCCATAATATTGTAGAAGAGATGGATTTTCAATTCTGTACAAAAGCTTAATTGCTTTAGAGTAGTTCATGAAACCTGACACTGTTCGATACAAAGTTTGGCACCTCAGAGACGCCCAtattcttgttcttgaagtgtAGGATGTTTCTGAAGTGCTAAAACCAAAGACTTGATAAGGAAGATCATTAATTTTCTTCTGCACTTCGTCATTACCTTCATTATCGTCCCCATTGAGAGCATTACCGCGATCGCTTAGTTGATTAAGCGACATCTCTGAACAATTCATGCTATCATCGCAGAGAGCCTTTGTGGCGCCTTTTTCCATAGATAATAGCTTTGTATCTCTAACAAAAGAATCCCATTCAGCTTCATGTAGCTGCTTCAAATACTCAAGAACTGTTATCTTGCTCTTGTTAGATTCTTCCTTGATGACTTCCCTTAAGGTAAGCAAGATTTTTTCCGAATAATGTGGAATGAGGACAGTGAATGTTGGCATACATTCCACGGGCATAGGTTCTGTTATTGGCGTTGACAATGATTGTGCAAAAAatgagattcttcttctggctTCAGAGTTAGAGGGGAAAAACTCGACGGACTTAAATGTAGAATCATCCtgagcgatgaagaaagtggGTGACTTTAATgttttcttttcttggtCCATCGCATCAACCTGTTGAAATAAGAGCTTCTGAACATGCTCGATAGATAATAGATGTTCCCGATACATCGAAATAATAATAGCGTTCCACACTTGCGAAATTAAGACTTTAGGTTTATACTTGATATCCATCTCAGAAGttgccaaaatttttgagtATATTCTCTTGGGTAGTCTTGCATAAATGTTCTTCCATGGAGTCAATATTGATGTACCCAGGGAAAACGACAACATTATGGAAAAAGCGCAATTGCAGATAATGTACCAAAGATAAGTGTCCAGAAAGAAGAGTCCAAGATCAGTCAAAATCATTAACCCTAATGTGATCTTCGACTGCCATGTGCAAAACCATTTGCCGAGTAGACTGTCGCCTGCGCATCTCGACATGTCTAGAATAGAAAGAACTCTGATGGGATCTCTAAGCGATAaagtcaagaagaaatatgaCTCGATAAATTTTCCCAGGAACACAAAAAACCATAGCCCATATGAGAACCATCTACTTCTACCGCTCAGTGAGGGAAAGGAGGCTGTAAAGATTTGTGAAGCAACATattttctctttcgttTACCGATATTCAGATAGGATCCGAATAGGCCACCCAAGGGTCTTATCGCAAAGAATAACGTAGTTATGATCGCTATAATTAATTGAATGATTGAAGTGATATAGGCCGATCGCGAGTGGACGTCTAAATCGAAAAACCCAAAAACGTAAACAGAAGGGCCAAAATTGATCAGTAGGCAAACAATCAAACCACATagtcttcttttcaaatgctgGGCTCCAGGCCAGTCGCGGGGAACGAATCGCCATTCGAAAACTGTAGCAAATATTTGGATCAGGCAAGAGACAGTTCCTGCTAGAGCCATGGCTGAGAGTCTGGATTGAGGTGTTGGAGGGTTATTAAGTAACTGAATATAGTCCTTTGTGTAGAAAGTTGGGGCATTGAACGATGTGAAGAACCAGAACGGAGCTAAATGGATGATCCAAAAGCGATTAAAATTTGTGACACAATGCATCCATCCTCTTGTCTCTCGATACGTCTTATAGAATACTCGGGACCATTCGATATCCTTAAAATGAACATATCTTTCTTGCAATTGTTTATCTACCAGTCTCTCCCCATTTCGCAACACAATTCTTTCGATGCCCTCCGGATACCAAAAAAGTTGGTTGACATCATCGTAACCGATAACATCCTTATGatctttgtcttttctAACCCACCGACCGGTGGAATCCTTAGTGTAGACTTGATCTCTCAAAAAATCGTACAATGGATTAATAGTATTGTTCATGAAGGTAAATTCTGGCGCTACAATCGGGATTGACTTCGGAgctgcagcttcatcatcttcgttTGCCGCGATTCTGGTGGACGCACATTCGGTCGCAGTATCGAAATCAAGCGCACATTTGAATATGAAACACAAACATTCAGGTGCAAATCGTATCTGATTCGCTTCCCCCCAGCAGAGCAAATACAATGCCAACTGTCTTGCCATTTCATGGTAACTGAGTTGcctcatcttcaacttccaCTTGTAATCAGCCGTCTCGTAACATTCTCGGTCACGTAACTGCTCGTGAGTTAAGGTAATCTTGCGGTGGCTGTTGATGAATTCCTGTTCTTTCTGGTTCCATTGTTCCATCTGTTCTTTAATCGAAATTCCTCGTTTCTTTGCCAGTTTAAGATTTCTCTGGCGCGACTTTCCACGCAGTTTCATGTTCTGGAAGCCaacctcttcatcgagatcCATCTGTGACGCGAAAAACCACTTCCTGAAGTTCGCCTGCTCGCCGCCGATGTACGACACATGAAGCGACAGCAACGCATTGCGAGCGCCTGACCGACTGGCCCGCGAATCTAGCTGCGCCAGTAGATGATGCAACATGTTCTCCTTCGACGACTGCTGAAATCCAAACTTGGCTGCCAATCCATCGAATATCTCGCTAAGCTCCTGCCTCGTCACCGGTACCTCATCATCCTGACACCAGGCAGGGTATTCCACGTCTGTCAAAGACCCGGGCGATCCgctcatctttctcctccCGCAGTACGTAGCTCTTTCACCGACATCGAAGATTGGAAACGAAAAGAGAAATATGATATTACCGCAGCCTTTATAAGAGTGAGAAGCGGGAAGCCGCCATCATCGGCGGCTAAGGCGAACACATAAAAAAAAGGGGAGCGCCAGCACTGTTACCCGGCATCTGACACAAAAGTTAAAACCCAAACACCATCCTTCTTACCCGTCTTTCAAAATATGTTTTACCTGATCGGGAAGTGTTACCGCATCGGGAAATCTGTCGATCAACTCGTTCGCGTTCCGGCCACGGCAATTATCTCGTTTCAGTCGCCGCTAATCTGAGGCGATCCTGAAACACGCTGCAAACTAAAAAATTTCACCCGCAGTGAAGCAGCTTTACGCAATCTGGTAGTAGATGAGCCTTTCTAGATGCATCAACTATGTAACGAGAGCGTGGGTGGTTACGCCCGGGTGAAGTGTCGCAAATTTTTTGGTGACCTGCATGGTGGTTGCTCGACGTAAGTCTCAGGTATCTTGTTACTCCTTACCAATGTGGAATTCTTTATAAGAAAAGATCTTGGTGGTTTGACGTAGATCTTAAAGTGTTCCGTTGAGGTTTTGTTCGGACCTAGATTCGAACTAACCAGTTGCACAGTACCAACTAATTCATTCCTTTCCTTTCGATTGCAACTCATTCGTTCTTATTTACTAAGTGAAGATGCGTTTGACCAATATTATTGTCGGAGCCACCTTGCTAGAGGCTGCCATTGCGGCACCGGCTGTCCACCAGCACAAGCGTGATGTTGTTACCACGACTGTCCAGGCTAAAGTCACCGTTGTTGTCGGTAGCGATGGATCGGCTATTAACCAGCCCCCTGCGGCAGACGCTCCTGCCGGTGCTGTCACCACTATTAGCACCGCGCCTGCAGTTGAGGCCACCTCCTCCGCACCAGCTCAGGCCGCTGTTGCTTCTTCGGAAGTCTCCTCGTCCAGCACCAGTGCTAGCCGTAGCGAAAGTGCCAGCAGCGTGAGCAGCTCCAACAGCGCCAGCTCTTCTGGCTCTTCCTCGGACTCCAGCGTCTCGATCGGTGCCGCAGGCGTCAAGGGTATTACCTACTCTCCTTACACAAGCAGCGGTAGCTGTAAGTCTGCGAGCGAAGTCAAGGCCGATTTGGCCTCTCTGACTGACTACCCAGTCCTCAGACTTTACGGTGTCGACTGTGATCAGGTTGCCAATGTTCTACAGGCTAAGTCTCCTTCTCAAAAATTGTTCTTGGGTATTTTCAACGTGGGTCAGATCCAGGATGGTGTCCAAACCATTGCCAGCGCTGTTGAGAAATACGGTTCTTGGAATGACATCGTCACTGTTTCTGTCGGTAACGAGCTAGTTAATGGTGGCCAAGCCACTCCTTCTCAAGTTGGTCAATACATTTCCACTGCCAAGTCCGCCTTGAGTGCTGCTGGTTACACTGGTAGTGTCGTTTCTGTTGACACCTTCATCGCCGTCATCAACAATCCTGAACTGTGCAAGTATTCCGACTACATGGCCGTCAATGCTCATGCTTACTTCGACAAGAACACTGTTGCCTCTGATGCTGGCACCTGGCTGTTGCAGCAAATTCAAAGAGTCTACACTGCCTGTGGCGGTGAAAAGACTGTCGTTGTGACTGAATCCGGCTGGCCATCTCAAGGTCAAACTTACGGTGTTGCTGTGCCATCCAAGCAGAACCAAAAAGCTGCTGTGGAATCTATCATCAAAAGTTGCGGTTCCGATACCTACTTGTTCACTGCCTTCAACGACCTCTGGAAGGCAGATGGTCCTTACGGAGTCGAGAAGTACTTCGGTGTTTTGTCCAACTGATTAGCTTGGATAGGGCGTTCtttgtccttcttttcacGTACACTTCAGTGATTGGGTGGTAGAAAATTACTGATCATTGTTTTACTTTCTTTTCTACCGAGGTTATAGTACTTTTTGTTTTCCGAATAGCATTTTGGTGCCAGTTTTCAGTCGTCTCTTATAAGAGACTCTTCATTATGACCGTTTTTTAAAGACTATTGAAACTATCTTGGTTCAAGTGGTAGTGCAGCCCTTGAGAGCAAACTTCCGTTGAGTTGCTTCAGGAATATGCATTTTTCGCGCTTGCCTCTGCCAAGAGAATGTTCTCGCTTTTTACACATCTATCAATATAGGCTACTACTGTTTGTAATATTTAAGGATACCCGTTTAtcaacttttcaaattcaACGGTGCCTGGATATGGGACTTCTAGAGCGATATCTTCTTTTAGGCGGTGTCACAGAAGCTCTCCGCTGTCTTCTTGGAGGTGTGACCGATCTATCTCGACGACTGCGGCGTTCACTGGAGCGATAGCGGGAGTCTACTTGCTGTGACACTTGTGTTTGTTCGCCATCACGGTCTTTTCGAATCTTTTGTACTTCCGCCTGTAAGATATCTAAGCGCTGTCGCATATCCTCGGTCAGAACACCCAAACCAATCGCGGTAAAATAGTTGATTGAGTACCTTATGTTATCAGTGTCTTCTTTCGGAAATAGATTAACAAGGAATGGTTGGATGTATTCCTCTTTGAATCTATTCGCCAGCTCATCGATGCCTAAACTTGCAACCATTTCTTGGAAGATAAACTTTAGAAAGATCCTACCAGGCGCGGTAGTTCCATCCTCACTCATATGAACGTTCTCAAACACTTCGAGCCCAACGTAATCCGAAGCCAAGATGTGACCCCACAATTTC
Above is a genomic segment from Torulaspora globosa chromosome 1, complete sequence containing:
- the SCW10 gene encoding putative family 17 glucosidase (ancestral locus Anc_5.15) → MRLTNIIVGATLLEAAIAAPAVHQHKRDVVTTTVQAKVTVVVGSDGSAINQPPAADAPAGAVTTISTAPAVEATSSAPAQAAVASSEVSSSSTSASRSESASSVSSSNSASSSGSSSDSSVSIGAAGVKGITYSPYTSSGSCKSASEVKADLASLTDYPVLRLYGVDCDQVANVLQAKSPSQKLFLGIFNVGQIQDGVQTIASAVEKYGSWNDIVTVSVGNELVNGGQATPSQVGQYISTAKSALSAAGYTGSVVSVDTFIAVINNPELCKYSDYMAVNAHAYFDKNTVASDAGTWLLQQIQRVYTACGGEKTVVVTESGWPSQGQTYGVAVPSKQNQKAAVESIIKSCGSDTYLFTAFNDLWKADGPYGVEKYFGVLSN
- the FKS3 gene encoding putative 1,3-beta-D-glucan synthase (ancestral locus Anc_5.14), which translates into the protein MSGSPGSLTDVEYPAWCQDDEVPVTRQELSEIFDGLAAKFGFQQSSKENMLHHLLAQLDSRASRSGARNALLSLHVSYIGGEQANFRKWFFASQMDLDEEVGFQNMKLRGKSRQRNLKLAKKRGISIKEQMEQWNQKEQEFINSHRKITLTHEQLRDRECYETADYKWKLKMRQLSYHEMARQLALYLLCWGEANQIRFAPECLCFIFKCALDFDTATECASTRIAANEDDEAAAPKSIPIVAPEFTFMNNTINPLYDFLRDQVYTKDSTGRWVRKDKDHKDVIGYDDVNQLFWYPEGIERIVLRNGERLVDKQLQERYVHFKDIEWSRVFYKTYRETRGWMHCVTNFNRFWIIHLAPFWFFTSFNAPTFYTKDYIQLLNNPPTPQSRLSAMALAGTVSCLIQIFATVFEWRFVPRDWPGAQHLKRRLCGLIVCLLINFGPSVYVFGFFDLDVHSRSAYITSIIQLIIAIITTLFFAIRPLGGLFGSYLNIGKRKRKYVASQIFTASFPSLSGRSRWFSYGLWFFVFLGKFIESYFFLTLSLRDPIRVLSILDMSRCAGDSLLGKWFCTWQSKITLGLMILTDLGLFFLDTYLWYIICNCAFSIMLSFSLGTSILTPWKNIYARLPKRIYSKILATSEMDIKYKPKVLISQVWNAIIISMYREHLLSIEHVQKLLFQQVDAMDQEKKTLKSPTFFIAQDDSTFKSVEFFPSNSEARRRISFFAQSLSTPITEPMPVECMPTFTVLIPHYSEKILLTLREVIKEESNKSKITVLEYLKQLHEAEWDSFVRDTKLLSMEKGATKALCDDSMNCSEMSLNQLSDRGNALNGDDNEGNDEVQKKINDLPYQVFGFSTSETSYTSRTRIWASLRCQTLYRTVSGFMNYSKAIKLLYRIENPSLLQYYGYQTDALESGLEIMANRKFRMLVAMQRYTKFNRDEREATELLLRLYPTMYISFLLEERCSDQEEPWYYSCLTNGQAEIDQGTGLRKPIFKVRLSGNPILGDGKADNQNHSLIFYRGEYIQVIDANQDNYLEECLKIRSVLSEFEEMSINQTVPYIPGIEYEDEPSPVAILGAREYIFSENIGVLGDIAAGKEQTFGTLFARTMAEIGGKLHYGHPDFLNAIFMTTRGGLSKAQKSLHLNEDIYAGMNAMCRGGRIKHSDYYQCGKGRDLGFGSILNFTTKIGAGMGEQLLSREYYYLGTQLPIDRFLSFFYAHPGFHLNNVFISLSVQLFFLLLLNLGSLKHETILCYYDRNMPITALEEPVGCYNIQPALHWVSIFVLSIFIVFFIAFAPLLIQELLEKGVWKAASRFLHHLFSMAPLFEVFVCQVYSNSLLSDLTFGGAKYISTGRGFAITRIEFAILYSRFVNVAIYSGLQVFLMLIFGMVSMWQPALLWFWITVISMCFAPFIFNPHQFAFTDFFIDYRSFIHWLSAGNTKSKKESWSSFVKTSRARYTGYKKKTINDSSTNAIIDSRGAKLGNALFAELFLPFFVFLFNFTSYTFINAQTGVKQTSPSQSVVRLLLVTMLPILMNVIMLLSLFGTSFVIAPLLATFCKRGGGAMAFIAHATSVVIYLIDFELMWLLEGWNFARTLLLLIATINLHILLFKVFTILVLTKELKNDSSHLAWWSGNWYNTGWGWTILLQPLREFSVKIMESSYFAGDFFLAHLLLYVQTPFIFIPFIDHWHSMILFWLKPSRIAMTKKLYSKKQKKRRNAIVRKYFMLYFGLLGTLLALLIAPFFADMLVSDPSQMVANSPLDGVIQPNHQNNNDTGPNAPSTILTTTPPFPHFRTVP
- the GAS1 gene encoding 1,3-beta-glucanosyltransferase GAS1 (ancestral locus Anc_5.13) is translated as MLFKSLAAATVASLFSSFVTAADLPAIEVVGNKFFFSNNGSQFYVRGVAYQADTANGTQDETINDPLADFSKCSRDIPYLQKLNTNVVRVYAINTTLNHDQCMNALNDAGIYVIADLSAPKESIDRMSPSWDLGLYERYTSVVDEFSKYPNVLGFFAGNEVTNNSTNTDASPFVKAAIRDMKAYMKQKNYRSIPVGYSSNDDSDTRVPMADFFACGSSDEKADFYGINMYEWCGDSTFEASGYADRTKDFANLSIPIFFSEYGCNAIPPRKFTEVQALYGPNMTNVWSGGIVYMYFEEANNYGLVSIDGSGDVKTLDDFGYYSSEINNISPSSANTASYSASATSLDCPATNTYWMAATELPPTPSQDLCDCMSAALSCVVNDSVNETDYQDLFDYVCAQISCDGIVANGTSGDYGSYSFCNAKDKLSFVLNLYYTKNGGSKSNCDFSGSATLQSASTQSACATVLSQIGSSGTNKPSSSVSFSGSKSVSSSGSGSSSKSGSSTSSGSSGSSTSTGKKNAAISNAHINLSQVILSSIATISLVAGIGFALA
- the PXR1 gene encoding telomerase inhibitor (ancestral locus Anc_5.12), with product MGLAATRTKQRFGLDPRNTAWSNDTSRFGHTMLEKFGWKPGMGLGMVPAESHKSHIKVTIKDDTVGLGAKIKRKERKDEFDNGECAGLDVFQRILGRLNGKEKAVTDELEKQRIDKVLNGKWGVHFIKGEVLASTWDPETKKLKSYSNEKSTVSEESASDSDGSEEVKEVIKKAKRTKGSKLEDKSKARCSKESKKQRKEQKKMVKKAKKKEKKKHREENKELSRRIAYLESSPTASNIPANVSTRLSIRAKHIRQKRAATMDSKALNEIFMVTDN